A single region of the Chloroflexota bacterium genome encodes:
- a CDS encoding protoheme IX farnesyltransferase has product MTRFQKLVAATVATTFILVVIGVMVRSTDSGVACPTWPGCFPGQFLPGLDAGANVWFEWIHRTVAFVIGILVVGVAILAFADHRDRPSLLWPSIAAVGIALFQAWLGRETVRLGNSGPSVTAHLAAAMILFAVLIFALVRSFFPARIAGRGSSQRFALLAVFGAATTYALLLFGSNVTATDAALIFPDWPLMGGTFFPPLTSVTSAQVLHRWIAVVVGIVVLVVWLAARRTQREHRVLVLLAASAAGLFPIQAIIGGAQVLTRLAPWAQTLHLALGAAIWGLMAALAVAAYYTARMSPSPNASGAVDSGAGDGRGSEPAGVSATGPRSAADTVRAYIALTKPRIIELLLVTTVPAMILAAHGWPRLDLVWWTLVGGSLAAGSANAINCYLDRDIDGLMVRTRRRPLPAHQVEPDRAVVFGIVLGAIAFAELAWFVNLISAFLALLAIAFYVVVYTMILKRTTAQNIVIGGAAGALPPVIGWAAVTGNVGVPALLLFALVFYWTPPHFWALSLRIRKDYAAAGVPMLPVVRGVPETTRQIGLYTILLVTISLVLWSVARMGAIYLGSAVALGAIFLWQSYRLWRVGTSPEASTVGAIRLYKYSITYLSLLFLAIAVDALVVIPVG; this is encoded by the coding sequence ATGACCCGCTTCCAGAAGCTCGTGGCCGCGACCGTCGCGACGACGTTCATCCTCGTCGTCATCGGGGTGATGGTCCGCTCGACGGATTCGGGCGTCGCCTGTCCCACGTGGCCCGGCTGCTTCCCCGGCCAGTTCCTGCCGGGCCTCGACGCGGGGGCCAACGTCTGGTTCGAATGGATCCATCGGACGGTCGCCTTCGTCATCGGCATCCTCGTCGTGGGCGTCGCGATCCTCGCCTTTGCCGACCATCGCGACCGACCGTCGCTGCTCTGGCCGAGCATCGCCGCAGTGGGGATCGCGCTCTTCCAGGCGTGGCTCGGCCGGGAGACCGTCCGCCTCGGCAATTCCGGCCCGAGCGTCACGGCCCACCTCGCGGCGGCGATGATCCTCTTCGCGGTCCTCATCTTCGCCCTTGTCAGGAGCTTCTTCCCGGCCCGCATCGCCGGGCGCGGGAGCAGCCAGCGGTTCGCCCTCCTCGCCGTGTTCGGGGCGGCCACGACATACGCCCTCCTCCTCTTCGGGAGCAACGTCACCGCGACAGATGCGGCGCTCATCTTCCCGGACTGGCCGCTCATGGGGGGGACGTTCTTCCCGCCGCTCACGAGCGTGACCTCCGCCCAGGTCCTCCATCGCTGGATCGCCGTCGTCGTCGGGATCGTCGTCCTCGTGGTGTGGCTCGCCGCCAGGCGGACGCAGCGAGAGCATCGCGTCCTCGTCCTGCTCGCCGCGTCGGCGGCCGGACTGTTCCCGATCCAGGCCATCATCGGCGGGGCTCAGGTGCTCACCCGGCTCGCGCCGTGGGCGCAGACGCTCCATCTGGCGCTCGGCGCCGCGATCTGGGGTCTCATGGCGGCGCTCGCGGTCGCCGCGTACTACACCGCGCGGATGAGTCCGAGCCCGAATGCGTCGGGTGCCGTCGACTCCGGCGCAGGTGACGGCCGGGGGAGCGAGCCGGCCGGCGTGTCCGCCACGGGCCCTCGAAGCGCCGCTGACACCGTGCGGGCGTACATCGCCCTCACGAAGCCGCGGATCATCGAGCTCCTCCTCGTGACGACCGTCCCGGCGATGATCCTCGCCGCCCACGGCTGGCCGCGCCTCGATCTCGTCTGGTGGACACTCGTCGGCGGCTCGCTCGCGGCGGGCAGCGCGAACGCCATCAACTGCTACCTCGACCGCGACATCGACGGACTCATGGTCCGGACCCGCCGAAGGCCGCTGCCGGCCCACCAGGTCGAACCCGATCGGGCGGTCGTCTTCGGGATCGTGCTCGGCGCGATCGCCTTCGCCGAGCTCGCCTGGTTCGTCAACCTCATCTCGGCGTTCCTGGCGCTGCTCGCGATCGCGTTCTATGTCGTGGTCTACACGATGATCCTCAAGCGGACCACAGCGCAGAACATCGTCATCGGCGGCGCCGCCGGCGCCCTGCCGCCGGTCATCGGCTGGGCCGCGGTGACAGGCAACGTGGGCGTGCCGGCACTGCTCCTCTTCGCCCTCGTGTTCTACTGGACGCCGCCCCATTTCTGGGCGCTCTCGCTCCGCATCCGGAAGGACTACGCGGCGGCCGGCGTGCCGATGCTCCCGGTCGTCCGCGGCGTCCCGGAGACGACGCGACAGATCGGCCTCTACACGATTCTCCTCGTCACGATCTCGCTCGTCCTCTGGTCCGTCGCGCGGATGGGCGCGATCTATCTCGGTTCGGCGGTCGCGCTCGGCGCGATCTTCCTCTGGCAGTCCTACCGGCTGTGGCGCGTCGGCACGTCGCCCGAGGCATCGACCGTGGGCGCGATCAGGCTCTACAAGTACTCGATCACGTACCTCAGCCTGCTGTTCCTCGCCATCGCGGTCGACGCGCTCGTCGTCATCCCGGTCGGCTGA
- a CDS encoding MBL fold metallo-hydrolase: MTIELQFLGAATTVTGSQYLLTTDRARILIDCGMFQGSPNESIRNRIPLAYDPREIDAILLTHAHLDHCGLIPHVVKEGFGGPIWATRGTVELATLVLLDSGKLQQEFAKRDARWERRHPDRAAVEERRDETNLEAAVELAEAGEHVPTTIEPVLAIPEDAGGPGAIGTDATRVVRARDPEHALVAQPAQLDIDLDEPLYDEHDARAALASFRGIDYGTEIDVAPGIHATFVDAGHILGSAIIRLRVEGGPGSPDTRIVFSGDLGRTGTPILRDPTVVTEAEYVLVESTYGGREHEPGAESIRILAETVRLVADHDGVLLVPSFAIGRTQEVVWELDRLLEAGTIPPLPLYLDSPMASKASDVYRHHPDYYDAETKALLDRDASPLDYPHQIIVNDMAASEAIARAPRPYMIVASNGMLTGGRVVGHLRRLIDDPHAMLLFVGYQGVGTLGAHLQAGATTVKLDGEVRHVRCQVRSISGFSAHADEPELLAWLANFGRGRRRGDRGFPRRVFLVHGDPDAQVALEPKVRALGFETVIPHWHERATLD; this comes from the coding sequence GTGACGATCGAGCTGCAGTTCCTCGGCGCCGCGACGACGGTCACGGGCTCGCAGTACCTCCTGACGACGGATCGCGCCCGGATCCTCATCGACTGCGGGATGTTCCAGGGAAGCCCGAACGAGTCGATCAGGAACCGGATCCCGCTCGCGTACGACCCGCGCGAGATCGACGCGATCCTCCTCACCCATGCCCACCTCGACCACTGCGGGCTCATCCCGCACGTCGTGAAGGAGGGGTTCGGCGGCCCCATCTGGGCGACGCGTGGCACCGTCGAGCTCGCGACCCTCGTGCTGCTCGACTCGGGCAAGCTCCAGCAGGAGTTCGCGAAGCGCGACGCGCGCTGGGAGCGGCGACACCCGGACAGGGCCGCGGTCGAGGAGCGGCGCGATGAGACGAACCTCGAGGCCGCGGTCGAGCTGGCGGAGGCGGGCGAGCACGTCCCGACGACGATCGAGCCGGTCCTGGCGATCCCGGAGGACGCGGGCGGCCCGGGTGCGATCGGGACCGACGCGACCAGGGTCGTGCGCGCCCGCGACCCTGAGCACGCGCTCGTGGCCCAGCCGGCACAACTCGACATCGACCTCGACGAGCCGCTCTATGACGAGCACGACGCTCGCGCGGCGCTCGCCTCGTTCCGCGGCATCGACTACGGGACGGAGATCGACGTCGCGCCCGGGATCCATGCCACGTTCGTCGACGCCGGGCACATCCTCGGCTCGGCGATCATCCGGCTTCGGGTCGAGGGCGGACCGGGCAGCCCGGACACGAGGATCGTCTTCTCCGGTGATCTCGGCCGGACCGGGACGCCGATCCTCCGCGACCCCACGGTCGTCACGGAGGCGGAGTACGTGCTCGTGGAGTCGACGTACGGCGGCCGCGAGCACGAGCCGGGCGCCGAGTCCATCAGGATCCTCGCCGAGACCGTCCGGCTCGTCGCGGACCATGACGGCGTGCTCCTCGTCCCGTCATTCGCGATCGGGCGGACCCAGGAAGTCGTCTGGGAGCTCGATCGGTTGCTCGAGGCCGGGACGATCCCACCGCTGCCGCTCTACCTCGACTCGCCGATGGCCTCGAAGGCGTCCGACGTGTATCGCCATCACCCGGACTACTACGACGCCGAGACGAAGGCGCTCCTCGATCGCGACGCATCGCCGCTCGATTACCCCCATCAGATCATCGTCAATGACATGGCGGCTTCCGAGGCGATCGCGAGGGCGCCACGGCCGTACATGATCGTCGCCTCGAACGGGATGCTGACGGGCGGACGGGTCGTGGGACATCTGCGCCGCCTCATCGACGACCCTCACGCGATGCTCCTGTTCGTCGGCTATCAGGGCGTCGGGACGCTCGGCGCACATCTCCAGGCGGGTGCGACGACGGTGAAGCTCGATGGCGAAGTCCGGCACGTGCGCTGCCAGGTCCGCTCGATCAGCGGGTTCTCCGCCCACGCCGACGAGCCGGAACTCCTCGCCTGGCTGGCGAACTTCGGGCGCGGCCGGCGGCGAGGCGATCGCGGCTTTCCGAGACGCGTGTTCCTCGTCCACGGCGACCCGGACGCCCAGGTGGCCCTCGAGCCGAAGGTCCGCGCCCTTGGCTTCGAGACGGTCATCCCGCACTGGCACGAGCGCGCCACCCTCGACTGA